The DNA segment GCGCCCGTCCTGCTGCACCCCGGCGACCTCCCCCTCTGGCGGCTCACCCACCCCGAGCGGCCCCCGGACGGCACGCTCGGCGACGGTCAGGAGGTGGCCGTGGCCGGGGCGGTGCTGCGCGTGCTGCACACCCCGGGCCACAGCCCCGGAGCGGTCAGCCTCCACGCACCCGGGCTCGGCACCGTCTTCACCGGAGACACCCTCTTCGCGGGCGGGCCCGGTGCCACCGGCCGGTCGTTCAGCGACTTCCCGACGATCGTCGACTCCATCCGGGGCAGGCTGCTGAACCTGCCGCCCGACACCGTGGTGCGCACCGGGCACGGCGAGAACACCACGATCGGCGCCGAGGCACCGCACCTGGAGGAGTGGATCGCGCGGGGCCACTGAACGCCGGCCCGAGGGGCGGGGCCCGGCGGCACGGTTGCCGCGGTGGCCCGGCGCTCCCGCGGCTCAGGAGCCGGTGAGGCGGGCGTGCTCGCCCGGCCGGCCCTCGTCATCACCCGCCGGCGGCGGCGCGTCCGCCCCTGCCGCCGCCGGCAGCGGGGCGCCCAGGGCCCGGGAGATGCCGCGTGCCGCCACCTGCACCAGCGGGATCAGGGCACGCGGCTCGGCCCGCTCGGCATGGGCGACCACCGAGACCGCGGCCACCACCTCGCCCCCGGGGCCGTGCACGGGCGCCGCCACGGAGACGCCGTCCGGCGTCACCTGGCGGTGGGCGACGGCGACCCCGCTGTGCCGCACCTCCGCGAGGATCCTGCGGATGCGGGCCGGGTCGCGGATCGTGTGTTCCGTGTACGCGGCCATGGGCTGGGCGAGCACCCGCTCCTGCACCTCCAGCGGCGCGTGGGCCAGCAGCACCCGGCCGACCCCTGTCGGCGTCAGCGCGAACCGGCCGCCGACCCGGGTCAGCACCCGTACCGAGCTGCGCCCGGCGAGCCGCTCCACGTACAGCACGGACAGTTCCTCGCGCACCGCGAGCTGGACGTTCTCCCGGGTCACGTGGCCCAGGTCGGACAGGTACGGCAGGGCGGCCTCGCGCAGGCCGAGACCGCGCGGCGCCAGGGCCGCGATCTCCCACAGGTGCAGCCCGATACGGTAGCCGCCGCCGGGCTCGCGCTCCAGCACGCGGTGCGCCGTAAGCTCCTTCACCAGCCGGTACACCGTGGTCAGCGGAAGTTCCGTGTGCCGGGAGATGTCCGTGAGGGTCAGCACGGGCGTGGCGGGCGTGAAGGCCTCCAGCACGCAGAGCGCGCGGCCGACCACGGAACCGGTTCCGCCGGGGTGCCCGCCGTCCATGGACCCTCCCTCGGGTGACCGGCTGTTCCCCGCAAGCTAGACACCCAGGTCATGCGCGTCAATGGACGCGCCGGTGGATGGGGGCGGAGCTCGACGCGCCCGCGGCCTCCGCCGGGGGCCAGGCCGGCCACCCTGGCGTCTTCCGGAAGGGCCCATCAAGGGTGGCCCGCCGTCCGCCACGGGCCCGCCGCGGCCGGCGGAAAGAGCGCGCGGCTCCCCGACCTCGGGGGGCCCGGGTCGTTGGCCGCCCCGAGGCCGATACCGCTCGGAGAGCGCTCTCCAAGCGCTGTTTGGGAGTTTCCCCGGACCGCGGGAGCATGTCAAGCGGTGGGGGCCCGATCACGTCCGGCAACCCCTGCTGAACATGGGGCCGGGCCCCGCTACCGCAGCAGTGGACATGCGGTACGGGGCCCGGGTCGGGGGGAGGAGGGCGCGTCAGGCTGCCTGCGCGGTGCCCTCGCGGTGCTCGCGGATGATCTCCGCATAGCGCCGGCCGCTGCTCTTCACGGTGCGCTCCTGGGTCTCGTAGTCGACGTGCACGAGGCCGAACCGCTTGTCGTAGCCGTAGGCCCACTCGAAGTTGTCCAGCAGCGACCAGGCGTAGTAGCCGGCCAGCGGGGCGCCGCGGCGGGCCGCGCGGGCGCAGGCCGCCAGGTGCTCCTCCAGGTAGCCGATGCGCTCGGGGTCGTGCACGGAGCCGTCCGCGCGCACCACGTCGGGGAACGAGGAGCCGTTCTCGGTGACGTAGAGGCTGCGGGCGCCGTACTCCTCGGTGAGCCGCATCAGCAGCGCCTCGATGCCGCCTGCGTCGATCTCCCAGTCCATGCCGGTGCGGCGCACGTCGGGCCGGGGCACCTGGCGGGCGAAGGGGTAGGGACCCTCGGGGTCGTCGGCGACCACGGCGGGGAAGTAGTAGTTGAGCCCCAGCCAGTCCAGCGGCTGCGCGATGGTCTCCAGGTCCCCGGGGCGCTCGGGCAGGTCCACGCCGTACACCTCGCGCATGTCGGCGGGGAAGCCGCGGCCGTGCACCGGGTCGAGCCACCAGCGGTTGGTGTGCCCGTCGGCGCGGAGCGCGGCCGCCCGGTCCGCCTCGGAGTCGGTGGCCGGTGCGACGGTGGAGAGGTTGTTCACGATGCCCACCGCGGCGCCCGGGGCCGCCGCGCGGATGGCCTGCGCGGCCAGGCCGTGGCCCAGCAGCAGGTGGTAGGAGGCGTGCACGGCGGCCTTGACGTCGGTGAGGCCGGGAGCCATCCGGCCCTCCAGGTGGCCGATCCACGCCGAGCACAGCGGCTCGTTGAGCGTCGCCCACTGGTGCACCCGGTCGCCGAGCCGCTCGGCCGCCGCGGAGGCATAGGCGGCGAAGTGCTCGGCGGTGTCCCGGGCCGGCCAGCCGCCGCGGTCCTGGAGGATCTGCGGGAGGTCCCAGTGGTACAGCGTGATGTTCGGGGTGATGCCCGCCTCCAGGAGGGCGTCCACCAGCCGGTCGTAGAAGCCGAGCCCCGCCTCGTTCACCGGCCCGTCGCCGCCCGGCACGATCCGCGGCCAGGCGAGCGAGAGCCGGTACGCGCCCGCGCCCAGCTCCCGCATCAGCGCCACGTCCTCGGGCCAGCGGTGGTAGTGGTCGCAGGCCACGTCGCCGTGGTCCCCGCCCGCGATCTTGCCGGGGGTGTGCGAGAAGGTGTCCCAGATCGAGGGGGAGCGGCCGTCCTCGGCCACGGCTCCCTCGATCTGGTACGCCGACGTGGCAACCCCCCAGACGAAGTCCTTCGGCAGGGCGGAGAGGTCGATGGGCTCGGGCACGGAGGTCCTTTCGGGGTCGGTCACTTGACGGCTCCGGCGGTGAGACCGGTGACCAGGTAGCGCTGGAGGAGGAGGAACCCGGCGACCACGGGCACGCTGACGACCAGCGAGGCGGCCATCACCTGGTTCCAGTAGACGTTGTTCTCGGTGGCGTAGCCCTGGAGGCCGACGGCGAGCGTGCGGGTCGTCTCGTTGGTCATCACGGAGGCGAAGAGCACCTCGCCCCACGCGGTCATGAACGCGTACACGGCCACCGCCACGATGCCCGGGATCGCGGCCGGCACGATGATCCGGAAGAGCGCGCCGAGCGCCCCGCAGCCGTCCACCAGGGCCGCCTCGTCCAGGGACTGCGGGACCGAGTCGAAGTACCCGATCAGCATCCAGATGGAGAACGGCAGCGAGAACGTCAGATAGGTGAGGATGAGCCCGCCGCGCGAGCCGAACAGCGCGATCCCGGTGGCGTTGCCGATGTTGACGTAGATCAGGAACAGCGGCAGCAGGAAGAGGATGCCCGGGAACATCTGCGTGGACAGCACGGTGACCGTGAAGACCCGCTTCCCGCGGAACCGGTAGCGGCTGACCGCGTAGGCGGCGAACACCGCGACGATCACCGAGCACACGGTCGCCGCACCCGCCACGATCAGCGAGTTCACGAAGTACTTCGCCAGCGGCACGGTCGACCAGATGTCGATGTACGGCCGGATGGTCAGCCCGCTGGGCACCCAGCGGAACGCCCCGGAGACGTCCTGGAGGGGCTTCAGCGAGCTGCTGAGCATCACGTAGACGGGCACCAGGACGAAGATCGTGAGCAGCGTCAGGAAGACCCGCCGGGACCAGACGAACGACGGCGGCGGCGCGCTGGGGGAGCGGCGGGGTGCGGTCCTCGCGGCCCCGGGGGCCTGGGCGGTGCTAGACATCGGCGGCCTTCCTTCCACGGGAGGTCAGCACCAGGTAGACGGCCGTCACCACGAGCAGGAACAGCAGCAGCAGGACCGACATGGCCGAGCCGGTGCCGAAGTTCCAGGTGACGAACGACGCCTGGTAGATGTGGATGGAGACGAGGTCCGCGGCCTCCGGCGCCGACTTCCCGAACAGCACGTACGGGGTGTTGAAGTCGTTGAACGTCCACAGGAACAGCACGAGGACAAGGACCTGGTTGACCGACCGCAGCGACGGCAGGGTGATGCGGCGGATCTGCTGCCATATCCCGGCGCCGTCGATGGAGGCGGCCTCGTACAGCTCCCTCGGGATGTTCTGGAGGCCCGCCATGATGATCAGGAAGGCGAACGGCCAGAGCTTCCAGACGTGGACCGTCAGCAGCGCGACGAAGCTGTTGTCGCCGATCAGCCAGAACGTGTGGCCGTCCGTCAGCCCGAGCTGGTCGCCGAGCACGTGGTTCACCAGGCCGTTGTCCCGCTGGAACATGAAGGCCCAGGTGATCACGGCGGCGTAGACGGGCAGCGCGTACGGAGTGAGGAAGACGGCGCGCAGGATGCCCCGGCCGCGGAAGTTCTCCTGCATGTAGACGGCCGCCGTGGTGCCGATCAGCCAGGCCAGGCCGACGGAGAGCACGGTGAAGCCGATCGTGACGAAGAACGAGTGGAGCAGTGCCTGCCCGATCGGTGCGTCGAAGTCGACCGACACGCGGTAGTTGTCGAAGCCCGACCAGGGCGCGCTGGTCCAGTCGCGGATGAAGAACTGCGTGAGCTCCTTGAAGCTCATGAGGATGCCGAAGACCATCGGCACCAGGTGGACCAGCAGTTCGAGGAGGAGCGCGGGCAGCAGCAGCAGGTAGGGCAGGCCGACGCGGCGCAGCCGCCCGGGCAGGCGGGGCCTGTTCGGCCCCGCCTGCCCGGTGCCCGCCCGCCCCGTGCCGCCGGAGTGCGGCGTCCGCCGGTCTGCGGCGTTGGTGGTGGTGGCGGTCATCGGCTCAGCTCTTCGGCATCTGCTGCTCGGCCTTGGTGAGCGCGGCCTTGACCGAGTCCGTGGTCACCGGCCGGCCCGACGCCGCGTCCGTGAAGAGGCTCTTGACCGCGGTGCCCACCGCGGTCTCGTACTGGGACTCGTTGGGGACCTGCGGCAGCGGCGCGGCGCTGGTCAGCAGGGTGTTCTTGAGTGCCGTCGCCTCCGGCGTGGAGAAGGCGGGGTCGCTCTGTGCGTCCTTGACCGGCGGGATGTTCGCGTAGGCCTTGCAGAGCACCTTCTGCTCGTCGGTGCTCGTCATGAACTTCACGAAGTCCGTGGCGCCCTTGAGGTTCTTGGTGTTCTTGAAGATGGCGATGTTGATACCCGCCACCATCGAGTTGACCTGCTTGCCGAAACCGGGCTTGCCCGAGGCCACCGGCACCGGCGCGACGCCCCAGTCGCTGGCCTTCATGCCGTGTGCCTCGAAGGTGGTGGAGGCGTTCTGCCAGAGCACCATCGCCGTCTTGTTCTTGGCGAAGTCCTCCAGGGACTGGTTCTGCGAGTACTCGGCGTTGCCGGGGGCGATGATCTTGTCCTTGGCCATGAAGTCCACGTACTGCTTCACGGCCGCGACGGCACCGGGCGAGGTGAAGGTCGGGTTGCCCTTGGCGTCGAAGAAGTCCGCGCCGTGCTGCTTGCCGAGCACGAAGGTCTGGTGGATGTTCTCGACCGGGTTCGACCCCTCGGCGCCGAGCGCGAACTTGCCGCCCTTGGAGATCTTCTTGCCGTCGGCGACCAGTTCGTCCCAGGTGGCCGGGGGCGTGCTGATCCCGGCGTCCTTGAACATCTGCTTGTTGTAGTAGAGGGCGAAGGCCATGGAGTACAGCGGCACCGCGGCCGGGTCCTTGCCCTCGGCGCCCGTCGAGCCCACCGCCGACGCGGTGAACCGGTCCTTGCCGCCGATCTTGGCGTACTGCGCGGAGTCCCACGGCACCAGCGCCCCGGTCGCCTGGAGGGAGGACGACCAGGTGTTTCCTATGTTCAGCACGTCCGGGCCCTGTCCGGATGTGGTGGCCGCCAGGATCCGGTTCAGCAGGTCCGACCAGGGCACCACTTCGAGTTTGACCTTGATGCCGGTCTGCTTCTCGAACTTCTTCAGCTCAGGCGTCAGTATCTTCTTGTCGGCCTGGACGTCCGGCCCCTGGTTGGACGCCCAGTAGGTGAGCGTCTTGGGGGAGTCGTTGCTGCCCCCGCCCGTGCTGGTACCACCTCCGCAAGCCGTCGCGGCGGCGGACAGAGCGGTGACCGTGGCGATGACAGCGGCGGCTCGAAGTCTGCGCATGTCGGATACGCCCCTTTCCGGGGAGTCCTGAGAGTGGGTGCCTTTACCGAACAAAGAGTGTCAGGGCTTAATTTAGGCTGTGAGTTAAATCCTGAAGGAAGGTCGCGTCAAGAGGTTGTGCGGGGGTATCTTGCGGGAAGGGAAGGAGCCACATGGCTGAGCGCAACAGACGGACCGTGCGTGACCTGCGACGCGGCAACCGCACAGCGGTATTGCAACGGTTGTATTTCGACGGCCCGATGAGTCGCCAGGCCCTCGGCCCAGCCACGGGGCTGAGTTCAGGTTCTGTCAGCAACGTCGTCGCCGAACTCACCGCGGACGGCCTCCTGGAGGAGGCCGGGGTGGTGGAGTCCGACGGCGGCCGCCCGCGCACCCTGCTGCGGGTCGCGCCCTCAAGCGGCCACCTCATCGGGGTGGACGTCGGCGAGACCCGGGTCCGGGTCGAGGCGTTCGACGTCGCACTGGAGGAGCTGGCCCGCACCGAACGCCCCCTCGCCACCGACGGCTACGACGTCGACCTGATCGTTCAACACATCAAGGACTGCATAGCCGAGTTGACGGCCGAGGCGGAGATCGACCCGGCCCGGCTGCTCGGCGTGGGCGTCGGGGTGCCCGGCATAGTCGACGGCACCGACCCGCGCGGCACGGTGGTGCACGGCCAGACCATCGGCTGGGGCGCGGTGCCGCTGGAGCGGCTGCTGCGCAGCGCGGTGGACCTGCCCGACGAGACCGCCTGGTACATCGACAACGGTGCCAAGGCGCTCGGCCAGGCGGAGATGTGGTTCGGCGGCGGCCGGGGCGCCCGGGACGCCGCCATCGTGCTGTTCGGCTCCGGCGTCGGCGCCTGCATCGTCACCGACGGCACCATCAACGGCGGGCCGCGCGGCGCCCCGGGGGAGTGGGGCCACCTCACGGTCAGCGTGCGGGGCCGGCGGTGCCGCTGCGGCGCCCGCGGCTGCCTGGAGGCATACGCCGGCTCGGAGGCGCTGCTCCAGCGGTGGCAGGAGGCGGGCGGGCAACTGCCCGAGGGGGCCGACGAGGAGACGGGCGTGACCGCGCTGCTCGCCGCGGCCCGGCCGGCGGACGGCTCCGATCCCGACCCCGTCGCCGTAGCCGTGCTGGACGAGACCGCCGAGTACCTCGGGGCCGGCATCTCCGACCTGATCAACCTCTTCAGCCCCGAGCGGGTCCTCATCGGCGGCTGGGCGGGCCTCCAGCTCGGCCCCTACATGCTCCCCGCGGTGCGCACCTACGCCGACGGCTACGCCCTGCGCCACCCGGCGGCCCGCGTCACCATCGAACTCGGCAGGCTCGGCCCCGACGCGGTCACGGTGGGCGCCGCGACGCTCCCGCTCGCCGACTTCTTCACCCGCGGCGGACGCAGGCCGGAGCCGGCCCGCGAGCACGGCGAGGCGGAGGCCGCGCCGGACTGGCAGAACGTCCTGGAGAACCGGGTGCCGCGCTGAACCGATCGGCCCGGGCCGCCGGTCCTTCCCGGCACGGGGAGTCGTGCGGCGGTCCGGCCGAGCGGGGCGGCAGTGAGGCGAGAGCTCGTCCCCCGGGCCGATCGGGGCCCGGCACCGACCCGCCGCACGGTCGCCCGCGCGGCGCCGCCCGCCGCCGAGCTCACGCCGACGCGCGGACCACCAGCTCCGGTTCGAAGATCACGGAGGCGACACCGCCGTCAGCCTCGTCCCGGTCCTCGATGCGCCGCTGGAGGAGCCGGGCCATCTCCGCCGCCATGTCCTCCACCGGCTGGCGCACCGTGGTCAGCGGCGGGACGCAGGCCGCGGCGGCACTGCTGTCGTCGAAGCCGACCACGGCGACGTCCTCCGGGATCCGCCGGCCCTTCTCGCGCAGCACCCGGCAGGCACCCTGCGCCATGAGGTCGTTCGCCACGAACACGCCGTCGAGCTCGGGGTGTTCCGCGAGGAGCCCCGCCATCGCCTCCTCGCCGCTGTCCTGGGTGAACCCGCCCTCGGCGAC comes from the Streptomyces sp. TS71-3 genome and includes:
- a CDS encoding sugar ABC transporter substrate-binding protein produces the protein MRRLRAAAVIATVTALSAAATACGGGTSTGGGSNDSPKTLTYWASNQGPDVQADKKILTPELKKFEKQTGIKVKLEVVPWSDLLNRILAATTSGQGPDVLNIGNTWSSSLQATGALVPWDSAQYAKIGGKDRFTASAVGSTGAEGKDPAAVPLYSMAFALYYNKQMFKDAGISTPPATWDELVADGKKISKGGKFALGAEGSNPVENIHQTFVLGKQHGADFFDAKGNPTFTSPGAVAAVKQYVDFMAKDKIIAPGNAEYSQNQSLEDFAKNKTAMVLWQNASTTFEAHGMKASDWGVAPVPVASGKPGFGKQVNSMVAGINIAIFKNTKNLKGATDFVKFMTSTDEQKVLCKAYANIPPVKDAQSDPAFSTPEATALKNTLLTSAAPLPQVPNESQYETAVGTAVKSLFTDAASGRPVTTDSVKAALTKAEQQMPKS
- a CDS encoding GH1 family beta-glucosidase codes for the protein MTDPERTSVPEPIDLSALPKDFVWGVATSAYQIEGAVAEDGRSPSIWDTFSHTPGKIAGGDHGDVACDHYHRWPEDVALMRELGAGAYRLSLAWPRIVPGGDGPVNEAGLGFYDRLVDALLEAGITPNITLYHWDLPQILQDRGGWPARDTAEHFAAYASAAAERLGDRVHQWATLNEPLCSAWIGHLEGRMAPGLTDVKAAVHASYHLLLGHGLAAQAIRAAAPGAAVGIVNNLSTVAPATDSEADRAAALRADGHTNRWWLDPVHGRGFPADMREVYGVDLPERPGDLETIAQPLDWLGLNYYFPAVVADDPEGPYPFARQVPRPDVRRTGMDWEIDAGGIEALLMRLTEEYGARSLYVTENGSSFPDVVRADGSVHDPERIGYLEEHLAACARAARRGAPLAGYYAWSLLDNFEWAYGYDKRFGLVHVDYETQERTVKSSGRRYAEIIREHREGTAQAA
- a CDS encoding IclR family transcriptional regulator encodes the protein MDGGHPGGTGSVVGRALCVLEAFTPATPVLTLTDISRHTELPLTTVYRLVKELTAHRVLEREPGGGYRIGLHLWEIAALAPRGLGLREAALPYLSDLGHVTRENVQLAVREELSVLYVERLAGRSSVRVLTRVGGRFALTPTGVGRVLLAHAPLEVQERVLAQPMAAYTEHTIRDPARIRRILAEVRHSGVAVAHRQVTPDGVSVAAPVHGPGGEVVAAVSVVAHAERAEPRALIPLVQVAARGISRALGAPLPAAAGADAPPPAGDDEGRPGEHARLTGS
- a CDS encoding ROK family transcriptional regulator, translating into MAERNRRTVRDLRRGNRTAVLQRLYFDGPMSRQALGPATGLSSGSVSNVVAELTADGLLEEAGVVESDGGRPRTLLRVAPSSGHLIGVDVGETRVRVEAFDVALEELARTERPLATDGYDVDLIVQHIKDCIAELTAEAEIDPARLLGVGVGVPGIVDGTDPRGTVVHGQTIGWGAVPLERLLRSAVDLPDETAWYIDNGAKALGQAEMWFGGGRGARDAAIVLFGSGVGACIVTDGTINGGPRGAPGEWGHLTVSVRGRRCRCGARGCLEAYAGSEALLQRWQEAGGQLPEGADEETGVTALLAAARPADGSDPDPVAVAVLDETAEYLGAGISDLINLFSPERVLIGGWAGLQLGPYMLPAVRTYADGYALRHPAARVTIELGRLGPDAVTVGAATLPLADFFTRGGRRPEPAREHGEAEAAPDWQNVLENRVPR
- a CDS encoding carbohydrate ABC transporter permease, with protein sequence MSSTAQAPGAARTAPRRSPSAPPPSFVWSRRVFLTLLTIFVLVPVYVMLSSSLKPLQDVSGAFRWVPSGLTIRPYIDIWSTVPLAKYFVNSLIVAGAATVCSVIVAVFAAYAVSRYRFRGKRVFTVTVLSTQMFPGILFLLPLFLIYVNIGNATGIALFGSRGGLILTYLTFSLPFSIWMLIGYFDSVPQSLDEAALVDGCGALGALFRIIVPAAIPGIVAVAVYAFMTAWGEVLFASVMTNETTRTLAVGLQGYATENNVYWNQVMAASLVVSVPVVAGFLLLQRYLVTGLTAGAVK
- a CDS encoding carbohydrate ABC transporter permease, encoding MTATTTNAADRRTPHSGGTGRAGTGQAGPNRPRLPGRLRRVGLPYLLLLPALLLELLVHLVPMVFGILMSFKELTQFFIRDWTSAPWSGFDNYRVSVDFDAPIGQALLHSFFVTIGFTVLSVGLAWLIGTTAAVYMQENFRGRGILRAVFLTPYALPVYAAVITWAFMFQRDNGLVNHVLGDQLGLTDGHTFWLIGDNSFVALLTVHVWKLWPFAFLIIMAGLQNIPRELYEAASIDGAGIWQQIRRITLPSLRSVNQVLVLVLFLWTFNDFNTPYVLFGKSAPEAADLVSIHIYQASFVTWNFGTGSAMSVLLLLFLLVVTAVYLVLTSRGRKAADV
- a CDS encoding MBL fold metallo-hydrolase; translation: MPARIGHLVTSGTFSLDGGVWDVDNNVWIVGDDTEAVVIDAAHDADAIADALGGRRLVAILCTHAHDDHVDAAPALSARTGAPVLLHPGDLPLWRLTHPERPPDGTLGDGQEVAVAGAVLRVLHTPGHSPGAVSLHAPGLGTVFTGDTLFAGGPGATGRSFSDFPTIVDSIRGRLLNLPPDTVVRTGHGENTTIGAEAPHLEEWIARGH